One genomic window of Fusarium keratoplasticum isolate Fu6.1 chromosome 3, whole genome shotgun sequence includes the following:
- a CDS encoding Zn(2)-C6 fungal-type domain-containing protein: MASPNGSIVDEHVRGDDENASGNERPRKMARVSTREEEGPSCSSCRRRKTKCSRDQPCSNCSKIGAHCVYDGGKMKPGLRTGAVESLSQRLTALENMFVGQGIMWQQMLNAISGGSAQPQLSESLPSPPMGSLQEQSSAFKQRLSFLASGDQVQYQGNSISTSATTKAPALSGIENTDPCLSNTPMPPDELVDSLVEIYFETVHPWIPMLHVRNFRAALASPEQRAGMTTILQAIVSLCIRFSDDPLLNENPSLRTWYATRCRQAVILKSMETFSVRNVQALIICAFDTIGSGHGPSTWSMVGSMARTVEQLRLSKEESDVAESASAGRSLMNRMTFLPPCNGWQEAEERRRVFWNVFLMDRFCSISTGWNPCLTSADFHRRLPCEGAIWEESEQLQIPTPFFGTLDQMQHPEALPELHMEREEEQNSLGGFAYCIEATENLRLVIFFFLQHEVDFGNSRDIQKWLIRFKQLDLRLMQWKALLPETWREACLVNDDGNLDPNLVLAHITHNTAVVLLHQGLAYPSSEWKSIPAKLPSASSAETCLAATEEVSRITTRFLPTSPVLANPQFAFCLFVCGRALLTHAVFQEKPISPVFDSILQSLGEISKRWNGRHASTSSNLASKFKSRLLQARQDGYHGAGSIREEAFSDKKYPNCEQEDNSPSSLAYSHATAFQLGLDANATAMAFKPASKSSPDSVSLAFPPLPGSLQDAFLTQPSHGIQQVMDSSTQDTISVADCFTDPSLMADPCPYPFLDQTIIPSDRVTSLRGFMPQ, from the exons ATGGCAAGCCCAAACGGCTCAATCGTTGATGAGCATGTGCGAGGTGACGATGAAAATGCCTCAGGAAACGAACGACCACGGAAGATGGCGCGCGTTAGTaccagggaagaagagggcccTTCGTGCAGTTCttgcaggaggaggaagaccaAATGCTCCAGAGATCAGCCCTGTTCCAATTGTTCCAAGATTG GCGCCCACTGTGTCTACGACGGGGGCAAGATGAAACCCGGACTACGGACTGGTGCTGTGGAAAGCCTCAGCCAGAGGCTCA CCGCCCTCGAAAACATGTTTGTTGGACAAGGCATCATGTGGCAGCAGATGTTGAATGCCATCTCCGGCGGTAGTGCCCAACCCCAGCTCAGCGAATCACTACCCTCGCCGCCGATGGGTTCACTGCAGGAGCAGTCGTCAGCATTCAAGCAAAGGCTGTCTTTCCTGGCGTCAGGAGATCAAGTTCAATACCAGGGCAACAGCATATCGACCTCAGCCACGACCAAAGCTCCTGCATTATCAGGTATCGAAAACACGGATCCCTGTCTTTCCAACACCCCTATGCCACCGGATGAGCTTGTAGACTCGCTGGTGGAAATCTACTTTGAAACTGTGCATCCTTGGATTCCCATGTTGCATGTTCGGAATTTCAGGGCTGCTCTTGCATCGCCTGAGCAACGAGCCGGCATGACGACTATTCTCCAAGCCATTGTATCTCTCTGCATCAGGTTTTCAGACGATCCCCTACTTAACGAGAATCCATCGTTGCGGACCTGGTATGCAACCAGATGCAGGCAGGCCGTCATCCTGAAGAGCATGGAGACATTCTCTGTCCGAAACGTTCAGGCACTCATCATCTGCGCCTTTGATACGATCGGCAGTGGACACGGTCCATCAACATGGTCCATGGTTGGAAGCATGGCAAGGACCGTGGAGCAGTTGCGCTTGAGCAAAGAGGAGAGCGACGTCGCTGAGAGTGCTTCAGCAGGGAGAAGTCTGATGAACAGAATGACATTCCTTCCTCCTTGCAATGGCTGgcaagaagctgaagagagGCGACGTGTCTTTTGGAATGTCTTCCTGATGGATAGATTCTGCAGTATAAGCACTGGATGGAACCCTTGCCTCACCAGCGCCGACTTTCACCGCAGACTACCATGTGAAGGAGCTATCTGGGAAGAAAGCGAGCAGCTTCAAATACCGACCCCATTCTTCGGCACTCTGGACCAGATGCAACATCCAGAAGCGCTTCCTGAGCTTCACatggagagggaggaagagcagaACTCTCTGGGCGGGTTTGCATATTGCATAGAAGCCACCGAGAACCTCAGGCTggtgatcttcttcttcctccagcaCGAGGTTGACTTTGGTAATTCTCGTGATATTCAAAAATGGCTCATCAGATTTAAGCAGCTGGACCTGCGCCTCATGCA ATGGAAAGCCCTCCTCCCTGAAACATGGAGGGAGGCCTGTCTAGTCAATGACGATGGCAACCTTGACCCTAACTTGGTATTGGCCCATATCACCCACAACACTGCTGTGGTTCTCCTTCACCAAGGTCTGGCCTATCCTTCCTCAGAGTGGAAATCCATACCAGCCAAGCTCCCATCTGCTTCGAGTGCGGAGACCTGTCTGGCCGCGACAGAAGAAGTATCTCGTATCACTACGAGATTTCTCCCAACTTCACCCGTCCTGGCAAATCCACAATTTGCATTCTGCCTGTTCGTATGCGGCCGGGCATTGCTTACACATGCCGTCTTTCAAGAGAAGCCAATATCTCCCGTGTTTGATTCTATCCTGCAAAGCCTCGGTGAGATCTCTAAACGATGGAATGGCAGACATGCGAGCACCAGCTCCAACTTGGCTTCCAAATTCAAATCGCGTCTCCTACAAGCACGTCAGGATGGCTATCACGGCGCTGGAAGTATTCGTGAAGAAGCCTTTTCCGACAAGAAATATCCAAACTGTGAACAAGAGGACAACTCACCAAGCAGCTTGGCCTATTCTCACGCCACGGCTTTTCAACTTGGTCTCGACGCCAATGCCACCGCCATGGCATTCAAGCCCGCGTCAAAAAGCTCTCCGGACAGTGTTTCTTTGGCGTTCCCGCCTTTGCCCGGGTCGCTACAGGATGCATTCCTGACCCAACCAAGTCATGGGATACAGCAAGTCATGGATTCTTCCACACAAGATACCATTTCTGTGGCGGACTGCTTCACAGATCCTTCCCTCATGGCCGACCCCTGTCCATATCCATTTCTGGATCAGACCATTATACCCAGCGACAGGGTGACGTCACTGAGAGGTTTCATGCCTCAATGA
- a CDS encoding Alpha-galactosidase, translating to MKLNIVPLALLSGVSAQGLATKPQMGWNSWNSFKAIINESIIESTANTIVKSGLASLGYNYVLMDAGWQTLERDKEGRQQVNLTRFPGGIKPVSDYIHKLGLKVGIYSDAGIYGCDFAPGSYGYEELDASQYAEWGIDYLKYDNCGGFQANTLSVQERFLRMSHALKDTGRDIFYSLCEWGHQFPWFWADQLSDSYRMSGDIHSEYKKDNSNGCATAYCLNTGYAGVSVLTMIRKMREISRFQKPGSWADMDMLEVGVGNMTRHQEETHFSFWAALKSPLIIGADVNNIRESSLEVLKNKEIIALNQDKLGVAVNYIPSLSREGKYQVWAGPLKSGKSRHVILVQNYGADPLDISLPVKQVPGLNEGHRQLVIRDVWAKKSLGKLGAAIALKGIEVDQVKVLVLSEK from the exons ATGAAGCTCAACATTGTCCCTTTGGCACTCCTGTCGGGCGTCTCCGCTCAAGGATTGGCCACCAAGCCACAGATGG GTTGGAATTCGTGGAACAgcttcaaggccatcatcaatgaAAGCATCATTGAATCCACTGCCAACACCATTGTCAAATCTGGGTTGGCTTCCTTGGGCTACAATTACGTTCTCATGGATGCTGGATGGCAAACTCTTGAGCGAGACAAGGAAGGCCGCCAGCAGGTCAATCTGACCAGGTTTCCTGGTGGCATCAAACCCGTTTCCGATTACATCCACAAGTTGGGTCTGAAGGTTGGCATCTACAG TGACGCCGGGATCTACGGTTGCGACTTTGCACCTGGAAGCTACGGCTACGAGGAGCTTGACGCCTCTCAGTACGCCGAATGGGGAATCGATTACCTCAAGTACGACAATTGTGGAGGCTTTCAAGCCAACACGCTGTCAGTCCAGGAAAGGTTCCTTCGCATGTCACACGCGTTGAAGGACACGGGCCGTGACATCTTCTACTCCTTATGCGAGTGGGGTCACCAGTTCCCATGGTTCTGGGCCGATCAGCTCAGTGACTCTTATCGCATGTCTGGTGACATCCACAGCGAGTACAAGAAAGATAACAGCAATGGCTGCGCAACAGCCTACTGCCTGAATACGGGCTATGCAGGCGTTAGCGTCTTGACGATGATCCGTAAGATGCGTGAGATCTCCAGGTTTCAGAAACCAGGATCCTGGG CGGACATGGACATGCTCGAAGTTGGTGTTGGAAACATGACAAGGCACCAGGAAGAGACACACTTTTCGTTCTGGGCGGCCCTGAAATCTCCTCTCATTATTGGTGCCGACGTCAATAACATTCGGGAATCGTCACTTGAGGTCctgaagaacaaggagatCATCGCCTTGAATCAAGATAAACTGGGCGTTGCTGTCAACTACATTCCGAGTCTATCACGAGAAGGCAAGTATCAAGTGTGGGCTGGACCTTTGAAATCGGGCAAGTCTCGACATGTTATCCTGGTGCAGAACTATGGCGCAGATCCACTGGATATCTCGTTGCCGGTTAAGCAAGTGCCGGGTTTGAATGAAGGGCATCGTCAGCTAGTCATTCGTGACGTGTGGGCGAAGAAGAGCCTTGGGAAACTGGGCGCTGCTATAGCATTGAAGGGCATCGAGGTGGATCAGGTCAAGGTTTTGGTGCTGTCTGAAAAGTAG